AGCTCAGGGAACAAAAGTTATTGTTCACACTGTGCAGTTACTGTTCACGTACTGTTTATGCACTTtctcattaaaaatgggtctcacggtactattcacatatttaaaaattattttgctacagtattttcagttttcagttttcagctgtatcctaACAGACCCAAAAGCACACTCAGTTAAATCTAAACCCTCAAATCTGCCGGGGTTTCATCTGAATTCATAAGAAATAACCCTAAAATTCATTTGATacgagaaaaataaaaatttttatggaTTATGTTGACTTTAATTTTCATTTCCACATTTGGTTTACGTATAGGTGTAACATCAAATatcttttacccaaaaaaaaaaaatcaaaaatcatatTCAATTATTCAAACGGTTGGCCCAAAGTCCTGCTGGCAATCTGTAATACCGTACTTGCCTCTTTTCAGATCAGTCCAAAGCAAATGGAAAGGAATTAATGACGAGGGACCACCCATCCGCAATTgtgaaggaaataaaaaaaagaaaaaaaagaaaaggaagaaggtTGAAATTAAAGCTTGGTTTGGATACAGTTATAGCGTTCACGTCTtgagttttttgtgttttttgtttttttttctctttttttgctGTTGCACGAGTTAGGGGacaaaaattactgtttataTAATTGTGCATAAACAGTAGTCACATTTTGTTGATTTCTGTGTATTATTTACgagacccacaaatttcactttacaaaatttttaattaaaaatgagccCATagtactatttacatatttaaaaattatttttctacagtgttttcagcttttagttttcagtttctaaCTTTGAATCAATTTCACCGGACCAGATGTCACACCAACGACGCATGCATGTGTGTTTTCCAAAACATGAGCTGCTTAAGCTTTTTGTCCTGTTTGAGACAAACGTCATGTGTCGCCGACCCAATCGGCTTTTCAGTTTCATCGTACATAAGATGACATCAAAAAACTCAACAAAGATAGACTTAAACAGTGACTGTCTTCCTTCTATTTCATTTTCTCCGTCTGCTATTCATTTCTCCTGCTCCCAAAACAAAGTTACAGAAATAGTAGTATTGTATATTTTTACTCTCTTTGCGCTCTAGCTAAAACATGTTAGCTTTCAAGTTGGGATCTCcgccaccaccactaccactacCATCACTGACACAAGCTAAAAAATGTGGACGTTTCGGGGTTTTTGCTGGTAAATGTAAAACTGGTGCAGGCACAGCTGGTTCTGATGGTGGGTTTCCACCATTTCTTCCTAAGGAGGTTGAGAAAATCaaagacccatttgctcgttccTTGGCTCAGCGGATTGAGAGGCTCCCCGTTAAAgtatgtattcttttttttaattctatacTACATTACATTACAGGATTAATATGGTAGTTTTGCGATCAAATTTTTATCTTGTTATTAGTGGGTTTTTCTTGGTGTTGCGTGGATTATCAATTTTTGTCAtgttaaattacatgttcttgCAAGCGTAAGCTACTAGAGCATTcaactattttattaaataatcatttttcattttttgtttattattatcttcataaagtgagagagagagagagagagggagaaaaaagagagtgggGAAGTTTATGATAcaagagatgagagaaaaaaaaaaaataatgaaatacaaaattacatAACATggtttatatatacataattactatagcaattttataaatttacatttgactgatgtgggtgattttagaaattaaatttgtatatttgacaaaaatttttttcctattatatACATATTGATACAAATGCTTTAAGGAGATGAGCTATTAGGAGTTGGTAAgtttattgatttaatttaacACTCTCACTTTACTTGTGAGCCACCTGGGCTGCAATTAATTGGGGCTCAAGTTGTAGAAATTTGTACTTAATCttttaagaaattatgaattttttcatttaatttatcATGTCACGATGGGTTTTTGTCCTAAAGTCCTAAAGCAaccataagatttttttttactaagatGATTAGTTGAATGTCATGACAATCCATGAAAATACTTGTATTTTTACAGTCTCTAGTCAACTGAAacatttcattttctctctttattataTGTGACTTGTTGTGATTGGTTTACCATTTTTGCAAACTTCGAAAAGAAAAATTTCGGAGTAGTTGTGTCCCTATCATTTTCTTGCTGTGGAATCTACCTTCATGTCTATTTAAAGCTCCTAAGTGTAGCCTTGCAAATGCTCTTTTAGCAGTGGTACTTCTCATCTAATCCCTTTTGAGAGGTGGAATTCTCAGGATTGGTCAATCACGGGTAGTAATTTGTGATATAACGTGGCTAGATTTccaagagctttgtagctcaactAGTTGATATTTTCTCTCCCTCAATTGATTAGTTGTAGCTTTGAATGACATTACAGTGAGGTATTCAATAGGAACTCTACTTATTATGTTTCTCATTCACTGGGTTCCAATTTTGTGACATTACTTACTTTGTgacttttatttaataagactCTTGGCCTGCTTCATATTCGGAGACTTTTGTGGCATGCCGGTTATAAATGCAGGTTGGATTCTCTGAAAGTTGTATAATGAGTAGTTGCGTGAAACCACTTATACAAAGTGAGACCAATCCAGTGGTTCTTCTCCATTGCTTTGACAGGTTTGAAATCACATGCGAGTCACGCTTGTCTTTAACATATATCATCTGCTGAACCTAGCtggtttattattataattattattattattattgctgtaatgattgttttgtgttgttttaGTTCTTGTTTAGAATGGAGGTGCACATACCCCTTGCTTGAGGAGGCTGGTTTGGAAGTTTGGGCCATTGATGTTCTTGGGTGGGGCTTCTCTGATTTAGGTTCATTCACCTGCCTTTGCACTTGTTTCTTCTGGATTTAAGTCATAGCATGCTCTTTAatagtctttcttttttcatgctTGCCTGTACTAGAAAGGCTTCCACCATGTGATGCGGCATCCAAGCGTCACCACCTCTATCAGGTattgtcatttaaattttttactcTTGGATTTTGTAAATGTCGTTTCTTTCACTTGGCTTTGCCGTATGACTGTATCATCAGTAGCAAATCTTTTTATCTGCATTCTCTATGTTGTTGTATATGTATTGTATATGTATGCTCTCGACTTTGAGTCTTTTGATTTGTATTTCAGCTTGAAAATTATTTCTGATGGTTTGAAAATGAGGATTTGTTACATTGACTAATTCTTATCAGAATTGAAATTTCACCATTGATGGTGGTCCTTGGAATTGCATTTCAGTACTTGAGAGCAtattaatttaatcatttttaaattcTAGCTTTGGAACTCTTACATCAAAAGGCCAATGATACTAGTTGGACCGAGCCTTGGTGCTGCTGTTGCAATTGACTTCGCTGTCAATTATCCAGAAGCTGTAAGTAAATCCCTCCGACTGCGCTTGTTATTAGACCTCTCAGTGTCTTGACATTCAACTCTCTAAACAGGTTATATCACACAATTCAATATTTCTTTTTGGGACAAGTGACTTTGGCCCCAAGGGAAGGGGATGAGAAGATTTGAACTAGTGACCTTCACTGCAGGAGTCGTGCCATCTCTTTGGGCTTAATATGTTTTCATTCTTGGATCTTTTGGTGGTACCTACTGTCATAGACTATCCAATAAAGAAACTTCCTTGGCGCTTTGAGAAATTTAAGTTATgggtaattaaaaataaatataaattcattgtgGAAGAAGCCAGAATCAGAATGACAAGCTCTAGTTGACTTGAGTAAATCTGAAAAAGTTTTCCCTTTGAGTTCTGCAGTAATTAACAATGATCAAGTCCATAAAGTTTGGGATGGAAATTTCCTCTCCAGTATGTGGAATGGCAGTGTAATGGTTGAGCTTGGATCAACCACTGCTGTGCAGGTTGTTAGTTGAAAGCTGGCTTACTTCCAAATTACAGACCAAAACTTTGGGTCTGCACACTATCGCTacattgctattttttttttatttttttattaagttgcTAAACTAGGGAAGTAGCAAGCTCTTTTTAGTAAGATTCTGACAACCTTAACTCTTTTTAATTGGATtgtattttatgtaattaattttaatttgaataaacACCTATTAATGTACTTGCATATTCACacatataagataaaaaaagaaacagattTCTAGCTGAAATGGACTATGGAAgcaatttaaagtttaaaatttcttttccttGCAATTGCTGCTCTTACACTCTAGCTTTTGCTCTCGCTACTATTTGTGCTTTGGTCTGACTCAATATTTACATTACCTTGCCAAAAATGGCTGTGCATATGAGTTAAGACATTCTTTCCCTAATTTAAGGTAGAAAAGCTGGTTTTGATTAATGCAAGTGTGTATGCGGAAGGCACAGGAGCACTAGCCAGGTTACCTAGATCAGTAGCATATGCTGGGGTGAGTCACCAAATCCAATACTAATTTTGTAAAAGACAGTGTTCCATAGTGACTTCCATTTTTTGGCTCATCAAGATGATTGATTTTTAGAAGACCACATTCTGTAGTTACAAGGATGATTATATGCATATGATATGTTATCTGCTCATACATATTAAAATTCATGGCTTGCAGGCAGTGACTCTGATGGTTTTCATAGTAAAGAGACCATTTATCCCTTCATAGTTCCAATCATCTAGTTGTCTCTAagccctctttttttctttttcaagataTGTCCATTGAAATTTGTAACCAAGGAATTTTACAGTCTGCACTTGAATTTATTAGACTTGCAGAACCTATCTCCGTTGACACCAAGGGTAATGGCCCTTTTTCTCAGTGAAgtcttgatttatttttctgaaTGGTGTTCTTAAATGAAACATGTGGAAGACGACTTGAAAGTTTGTTCTCTCCTGTAAGAGGGTTGCATACCACTCTTGAAATGTGAAAGCATTTATACgcaattttcttatatatggTTTTGTCTCCAATGTAGTCAAACTGAACTGCCTAAGAAAATGTATTTGGAGCTTGCAAGTATTGTAAACATGTAGATGGagttggcataaaaaaaaaaaatcacaaaagaagaatgattttattttttgataggtaacgTAACACAAAAGAAGAATGATTTTAGTAACAAGAAAACAGAAAACACAAACCATGTTCAAAAGAAGATATGTAGCTACAATTATTAGATTTCATATGAACAATTTAATTGCTTGTGTTCTGTTtctttctcattattttttagtttgatggTACCATAAACATACCAGTTTTCCTGATTTATTGTGAACACTGAGCACATCATTACAGAATATTATATAGCTTTATAATGGCAACACCTTTATTCAATCATCAAATTATTAAAGAGCTTATCCCTCTGTAACCTTCTTATTTGTACGGGCCaggtttatttgttgaaaagcATCCCATTACGCCTTTATGCAAATATATTGGCCTTCAATGGCATTTCGTTAGCCACAAGCTTAGATTGGACCAATGTaagtattatattttttcagCTGGCAGTGATGAgattcccttttttcttttgttggtcAGACATTAATGAGAATTGGGGACCAATGTAACATTAAATTTTCTCTTGGCTCATTTTTATATCTTCCATCAAATGGCGGTGATATTCCTGTATTAATTACAAGCTAGGTGGGACGCTTACACTGTCTGCTTCCTTGGTGGGAAGATGCAACCATCAACTTTATGAGTAGCGGGGGCTACAATGTTATTGCCCAAATAAATCAGGTATGGTTGGGCCAGTTTAATAAATGCACATCTTAATTAAGTAGCATATGATTCCTTAAGGCCCCTCAGGCGATAAACAGCTCCCATTAATTTCATCAGTTGAAAATGTTCCAAGTTGTTCTTGGAAAGATATAGGGTCAGGAAAGGAACTGCTTAGTAATGTTTTTCTTAAGAATATACAGgcatcttcttttctttatttaattctGAACCAAACTAAACATTCTAGAGAAAGAAAGCTAGATTTTTGGTAAAAGCATGAATAGAAAGTTGATGCTTTCCTTCGAAACGATTCAAGGTGATGAGACTGCAGGAACAAAAAAACTACACAGCTGTCTTATCATgtccataattttatttttcaggtAAAGCAGAAATCACTTCTCATTTGCGGCGAGTGCGATCAGATAGTCAACTACAAGCAAGTGGtggttagtttttatttatttattttattacatatgaGGCCATTATTCAATAATAATGATTATGCCATAAAATAGAATTGATGTAGGGAATGAAATGCCTCTTAAAGATTTCCTATCATTTTAAAactgttaaatattagcattgatgcAGAAGCggaagcataaagtatagaatacAATAACATaagaggattacgtggttcagcctaacggcctacatccacggaggaaaccctaaagggttacatcaataatatattagagtgtagaacaaatcctgtgttacaatgaaccataacatgtttatatgtagtagactaaaccctaaactaatagacttctagtacaaatAGGAAACTtagcttgcacacaaagtagaattagacttgggcttatgctaatgggctaatatatctttaacactccctctcaaactcaagatggaaacttgatgaaattttgagatttgattaggttgaaaagatctcttgaatgaagtttggctttGTGACGGTGGCTTGAGAATggcaatggtcttgcagtgttgatgcgacttctaacGGTGACATGACTATACCGGAGAATTTTGACGGCAGTAgtggaaaaccaaagaagatgaacgcagcgaagaaacaccgaggaagacaaagattgctcttaatacaccgtaaggacagaaaaccatggccataggaaggcaactctgataccatgttaaatattagcattgatgcGAAAGCggaagcataaagtatagaacataataacacaagaggattacgtggttcagcctaatggcctacatccacggaggaaaccctaaagggctacatcaataatatattagagtgtagaacaaatcctgtgttacaatgaaccataacatgtgtatatatagtagactaaaccctaaactaatagacttctaatACAAATAGGAAACTtagcttgcacacaaagtagaattaggcttgggcttatactaatgggctaatatatctctaacaaaaaCCAATAGGCTACCAATGCCCTGTGATCTGTCAGCTGCTATTGTTATCAGTAAGCTACTAGTGCATTTCTGTCTTCTTTTTGGCGATTAAGAAGCACATGTTTCAGCTAggctaatatatttaaatacacGGGCCAACTTCCATTCTATGTTCAACATGGTCCTTGCGCCCACTTCCATTATATGGGTTTCCATTAAGCCCTACAAATGACGTAATTTAGaaatttctttctattttactgctaactctctctctctctctctcttccatttcttcattttctcttcaacAATCACTCCTTTATTAGCAATAGATGTGTGCATGGGTTGGGTTTTAAGGTATTTTTCAGCCTATTCTGACCTTCTGGGAAGGagaaattgttaaatttttgagAGAAAACATATTAGGTTTCTTAATAACCCTAACAccgattatattatttttaaatactatGCAAATTACAGATGTGCCCTACtgacaaaaggaaagaaaattacACATTGAATGGGATTCGGACTTTATATTCCAACACTCCCCGCCAAGCTGGGGCATAGGTCTTGCACATGCCTAACTTGCTCAAAATGGTATGAAGATCTCTATGTGAGATTTCTTTAGTTAATATGACTGCTAGTGGCTCTCCTGTTTTCACAAATGGGTATGATCATGCCATAATCTAGCTTCCCCTTAATGAAATGCCTGTCAATTTCAACATGTTTAGCACTATCATGTTGTACAGGATTGTGAGCAATATTAATAGTAGCTTTGTTGTCGATATATAATCGCAGATTCCTGTGTATTAAATCCCAACTCATTCAACATCGTCTTTACTCATTTCAGTTTGCAAATATCATGAGTCATAGCACGAAACTCAGCCTTTGCAATTGCACTGGACTTGGCTACAACTGCATGTTTTTTGCTTCTCCAACTCCAAGTGACCAACTTACCTCCAACAAAGGTGCAACATCTTGAGGTGGATTGTCTATCTTTACTAGAGCCTGCCCAATTTGCATCTGTATAGGACTCTACTGATAAGTGATCATGATTAGAGAAGAGTAATCCTCAACTAGGAGCTGATTTTAAATAACTGCGAATACAGTAAACCACATACATATGTGAAACTCCGAGGTGCATGCATTAACCTGGCTAACCACACTGAGAGAGTAAGCAATATCTGGATGAGTGTGAGAAAAATAAATCCATCTTCTAACTAAATGTTGGTATCTCCCTTTATCAACGACTACACCTTCAGGATCTTCATCCAATCTATGATTCTGCTCAATCAGAGGACATATTTCCATGGGATATGAATATACCTTGTCTGGACCTTCCTACTTCTTTACTTGGGAAGTATTTCAAATCTCCAGGTCCTTTATTTCAATTTCCCTAGTTAAATGTCCTTTCAAGCCTCTTACTTCCTCAGGAGCATCACcttttacaaatatatcatcaacataaactatAGTAGCAGTAACCTTATATTAAGGCGGGTGCCTGATAAACAAGGTGTGTTCACTTTGAGCCTGCCTGTATTTGTAACCCCACATGGCCTGGCTAAACCGTTAAAACCATGCTCTGGGATATTGTTTCAAACTATATATGGTTTCTTCAATCTGAATGCCTTCATGAGTTGAGGGTTTCGTCAAACTTGGAGGAACATCCATGTACATCTCCTTTTTAAATCATCATAGAGGAAGTCATTTTTTACCTCCAGCTGATTCAGTGTCTAGTTCAGATTGGCTGCTAATGGCAAAAGGATACGTATGGAATTCATGTGTGAACCCCATTGCAACTAGTCTAGCATTGTACCTCTCTATGGACCCATTTGCCTTGTGCTTAACTGAATAACTGTATACACCAACTTGCAACCCGCTGGTCTTTTTTCCTTTAGGCAACTCAACGAATTCCTATATAAGTACATGTCTTTATTACAGTTTGGATAATGTGTACATTTTACTAGTTGCTGGTGCAAATATGATGCAGAGGCTGCACTGTGAGCTCCAGGATGCAATTATGCGGTTAATACCAGATTGTGGTCATCTCCCTCATGTTGACAAGCCTAGCTCCGTTGCAAAGTTAATTGCAGAATTTTCTCAAGGGGATTGCCACTGAGAGGCCTATTGAAGATGGGAAAAACTTGTTGCACACTGTGTGCAAATATTACATGCTGGCCAAAACTACTGAAAAGGTGACTTAAAGTCACGTTTACAGTTGTTTTGGGCAGTCTACACTTGCAAACAGCGTGTAATAAACCCTGCCCATTGAAGATTTAGCTATAAACTTATACCACTGAAACGCGTACCATATTATCTTACACTTGCATATAAAATTCTGGTGTATAGTATTGTATCAATGACCTCATCTCCAAtttatcaaaagaagaaaaaatacctCATCTCTGATTTTACTCTTTACTTCAATCATAACTCTTGTTTTTGATagggtttaaattttaaatatattttttatgataatagAGACTGTAAATGGAAGGttaatattccttttttttttaagagataccATAATATTTCAAACTTTTGGCATCTAGTCCATAATgattgctatatatatatattttttaaattttttagtcaATGTAATAAAATCTGGAGGGTGCATAAAAACAACATACCGCAAGATTATTTGGGATGTAACCTGAGTACACGAGATGCATGGAATAAAGGAAACATAGATACAACAGAAAGTGACCCATAGGCTTGTATCTTGTTATCAACTAATGTCGGGGCAACAACAAATGTCACAAACAGCTTTGGTGGGTGAGTAGGAACACTAGGATTGTTTCACAGATTCTATATAGATTGGGGAAATAACTCAGTAATTTCAGGAAAAATGaactaataaaattcaaaactcatTTTCAATCTTAAtaggttattttatttttgaattgatAGATACAATTGGAGAGTGGAGATAAGAACCCTAGACGGCTCTTCTGAAATGTCAGGAGGTGAATGCATTCATTTCTAGTTCCAAGTaccattttttttgggtaggaaGTGcactaatcaatatatatatataaaaccgaagctTTGACCTcttcacaattttccacattagcatttcttttttaatttttaaatctgatttatttctttttattaaatatatatactctCCTTTCTCTACCTAATACTCTTTCCCGATATAATTCTGAAACCAAAACACACTGAAACCAAAACGCAAGGCAGAACCTCACTCTGAAACCAAAACGCCACCTCTCCTTTCGACATTACTCACCAAACACAAAACCTATACACTCTCTCAAACGTAGATCCAAGCTATTTCACAGAAAGCTTGCAAGGGCACAACCATGGGAGCCGACGTTTTCAATCTCCAACCCAGCCTCCATATTAGAGCATTCTCTCTCGGTATCTCTCAATTAATCTATGAATAAACTCTTTTCCTATTGTCTTTAATTAGggttttttgtcaatttaaggATTTCATctttaattaggtttttttgttgttgtcaatTTAGGGATTTCAATTCCTAAcccctttttctctctattcATTTTTGTTGAAGTCAGGGAAACACTCATAGAAAATCAAATTGTACAGGTTTTGTAAGAAAGTGGAGATGTATTAAAGAGCCTCCCAACCATCAAAATCTAACAACAATCCTACAAGTTTTGCTTTACCTtcaagttttgctttattttgctATCTAGGTTTTTTTGCACATCTGATTTAGCTTAGCTTAATCATTtgtttaattgaataattatttggGCACCTAAAACGTCAGCTTTCTTTGTCTCCACTTAGTcccctattttattttattttatttccaaatCTTCTACCTCTTCTGTACAAGTTCATgtcttttttaatcaaatttgtcaaatttgtttagaaatttgtaactataaacaaatttaattagGACTCTATAACGATTATCTTATAAATAGTTTTTGCAatagtgtttatttttatttttataatatatatatatattttgtgcacCAAACCAATTCACGGCTGTTCAATTTATAATTCTTTGTACATTTGTGTTGTTCCTTCCCTGCAATAGATTTAAAATAGCATATTTCAATGAATACCAAATAGCAACAGATTTAATTCTTTGTACATTCGTTTGCTGTTTTAAAGCAGgtttcattcttaatttttgctCTTCCATTCACTTTTATTTAGATTTAATATTCCTGATTaatttctacttttttattGCCTTTCTCTTCAGTCTTTTCCTCCATTTGAATCAAGGTTAAAGGAATGATATTCGTTTGCCTCTGTACTAAATTGTTGAATTATTAGATATTGTTGTATAAAACAATACTAGGGATTATGACATGTTCTAATTCTGAACCTAATATGACTATTTATGTTTTCTACGTTGGTGTTTAGCTTTGCTTGAAGCTTCAAGAAAAGTTAATTTCAGAGATCTCTTAAGACAAGGCTTGCATCTAGAAggtataatttttccttttccttccaGTGGGATctaaacatatttatttatattagttttgtttACAAGTTTATGCTTTAAGGTAGAAGAAAGTGATGCACATTCTAGAATGTTAATTTCACGTTCAAAACTTCGGTAGGCAAGAGGACTAGAAActcttttataatattttgtctACAATATTTTAGATCCTTATTTTGTCTATAATATTTCAGATCCTTATTTTGTCCTATTTTCCCCTATTGTGTTCTAATGCTTGACCACATTAAAATTTGATGGTTCTTTCCCTTGAAAGTTGTTTATTTTCAATCTTTAAAgcaaatatttttagtaatcaACAAAGTGGCATAAGATAATGGGGTGGCAgattttttatt
This genomic stretch from Castanea sativa cultivar Marrone di Chiusa Pesio chromosome 1, ASM4071231v1 harbors:
- the LOC142639209 gene encoding alpha/beta hydrolase domain-containing protein VTE7-like isoform X3, whose translation is MLAFKLGSPPPPLPLPSLTQAKKCGRFGVFAGKCKTGAGTAGSDGGFPPFLPKEVEKIKDPFARSLAQRIERLPVKVGFSESCIMSSCVKPLIQSETNPVVLLHCFDSSCLEWRCTYPLLEEAGLEVWAIDVLGWGFSDLERLPPCDAASKRHHLYQLWNSYIKRPMILVGPSLGAAVAIDFAVNYPEAVEKLVLINASVYAEGTGALARLPRSVAYAGVYLLKSIPLRLYANILAFNGISLATSLDWTNVGRLHCLLPWWEDATINFMSSGGYNVIAQINQVKQKSLLICGECDQIVNYKQVVFANIMSHSTKLSLCNCTGLGYNCMFFASPTPSDQLTSNKALLEASRKVNFRDLLRQGLHLEGICGWESGKED
- the LOC142639209 gene encoding alpha/beta hydrolase domain-containing protein VTE7-like isoform X10 — encoded protein: MLAFKLGSPPPPLPLPSLTQAKKCGRFGVFAGKCKTGAGTAGSDGGFPPFLPKEVEKIKDPFARSLAQRIERLPVKVGFSESCIMSSCVKPLIQSETNPVVLLHCFDSSCLEWRCTYPLLEEAGLEVWAIDVLGWGFSDLERLPPCDAASKRHHLYQLWNSYIKRPMILVGPSLGAAVAIDFAVNYPEAVEKLVLINASVYAEGTGALARLPRSVAYAGVYLLKSIPLRLYANILAFNGISLATSLDWTNVGRLHCLLPWWEDATINFMSSGGYNVIAQINQVKQKSLLICGECDQIVNYKQVVLCLKLQEKLISEIS
- the LOC142639209 gene encoding alpha/beta hydrolase domain-containing protein VTE7-like isoform X6; translated protein: MLAFKLGSPPPPLPLPSLTQAKKCGRFGVFAGKCKTGAGTAGSDGGFPPFLPKEVEKIKDPFARSLAQRIERLPVKVGFSESCIMSSCVKPLIQSETNPVVLLHCFDSSCLEWRCTYPLLEEAGLEVWAIDVLGWGFSDLERLPPCDAASKRHHLYQLWNSYIKRPMILVGPSLGAAVAIDFAVNYPEAVEKLVLINASVYAEGTGALARLPRSVAYAGVYLLKSIPLRLYANILAFNGISLATSLDWTNVGRLHCLLPWWEDATINFMSSGGYNVIAQINQVKQKSLLICGECDQIVNYKQVVFANIMSHSTKLSLCNCTGLGYNCMFFASPTPSDQLTSNKGATS
- the LOC142639209 gene encoding alpha/beta hydrolase domain-containing protein VTE7-like isoform X7, giving the protein MLAFKLGSPPPPLPLPSLTQAKKCGRFGVFAGKCKTGAGTAGSDGGFPPFLPKEVEKIKDPFARSLAQRIERLPVKVGFSESCIMSSCVKPLIQSETNPVVLLHCFDSSCLEWRCTYPLLEEAGLEVWAIDVLGWGFSDLERLPPCDAASKRHHLYQLWNSYIKRPMILVGPSLGAAVAIDFAVNYPEAVEKLVLINASVYAEGTGALARLPRSVAYAGVYLLKSIPLRLYANILAFNGISLATSLDWTNVGRLHCLLPWWEDATINFMSSGGYNVIAQINQVKQKSLLICGECDQIVNYKQVVFANIMSHSTKLSLCNCTGLGYNCMFFASPTPSDQLTSNKEAAL
- the LOC142639209 gene encoding alpha/beta hydrolase domain-containing protein VTE7-like isoform X4, with translation MLAFKLGSPPPPLPLPSLTQAKKCGRFGVFAGKCKTGAGTAGSDGGFPPFLPKEVEKIKDPFARSLAQRIERLPVKVGFSESCIMSSCVKPLIQSETNPVVLLHCFDSSCLEWRCTYPLLEEAGLEVWAIDVLGWGFSDLERLPPCDAASKRHHLYQLWNSYIKRPMILVGPSLGAAVAIDFAVNYPEAVYLLKSIPLRLYANILAFNGISLATSLDWTNVGRLHCLLPWWEDATINFMSSGGYNVIAQINQVKQKSLLICGECDQIVNYKQVVFANIMSHSTKLSLCNCTGLGYNCMFFASPTPSDQLTSNKVAGANMMQRLHCELQDAIMRLIPDCGHLPHVDKPSSVAKLIAEFSQGDCH
- the LOC142639209 gene encoding alpha/beta hydrolase domain-containing protein VTE7-like isoform X5, which encodes MLAFKLGSPPPPLPLPSLTQAKKCGRFGVFAGKCKTGAGTAGSDGGFPPFLPKEVEKIKDPFARSLAQRIERLPVKVGFSESCIMSSCVKPLIQSETNPVVLLHCFDSSCLEWRCTYPLLEEAGLEVWAIDVLGWGFSDLERLPPCDAASKRHHLYQVEKLVLINASVYAEGTGALARLPRSVAYAGVYLLKSIPLRLYANILAFNGISLATSLDWTNVGRLHCLLPWWEDATINFMSSGGYNVIAQINQVKQKSLLICGECDQIVNYKQVVFANIMSHSTKLSLCNCTGLGYNCMFFASPTPSDQLTSNKVAGANMMQRLHCELQDAIMRLIPDCGHLPHVDKPSSVAKLIAEFSQGDCH
- the LOC142639209 gene encoding alpha/beta hydrolase domain-containing protein VTE7-like isoform X8 is translated as MLAFKLGSPPPPLPLPSLTQAKKCGRFGVFAGKCKTGAGTAGSDGGFPPFLPKEVEKIKDPFARSLAQRIERLPVKVGFSESCIMSSCVKPLIQSETNPVVLLHCFDSSCLEWRCTYPLLEEAGLEVWAIDVLGWGFSDLERLPPCDAASKRHHLYQLWNSYIKRPMILVGPSLGAAVAIDFAVNYPEAVEKLVLINASVYAEGTGALARLPRSVAYAGVYLLKSIPLRLYANILAFNGISLATSLDWTNVGRLHCLLPWWEDATINFMSSGGYNVIAQINQVKQKSLLICGECDQIVNYKQVVRLHCELQDAIMRLIPDCGHLPHVDKPSSVAKLIAEFSQGDCH
- the LOC142639209 gene encoding alpha/beta hydrolase domain-containing protein VTE7-like isoform X2 is translated as MLAFKLGSPPPPLPLPSLTQAKKCGRFGVFAGKCKTGAGTAGSDGGFPPFLPKEVEKIKDPFARSLAQRIERLPVKVGFSESCIMSSCVKPLIQSETNPVVLLHCFDSSCLEWRCTYPLLEEAGLEVWAIDVLGWGFSDLERLPPCDAASKRHHLYQLWNSYIKRPMILVGPSLGAAVAIDFAVNYPEAVEKLVLINASVYAEGTGALARLPRSVAYAGVYLLKSIPLRLYANILAFNGISLATSLDWTNVGRLHCLLPWWEDATINFMSSGGYNVIAQINQVKQKSLLICGECDQIVNYKQVVFANIMSHSTKLSLCNCTGLGYNCMFFASPTPSDQLTSNKALLEASRKVNFRDLLRQGLHLEGLISGHIYLMLTQICV